Proteins from one Portunus trituberculatus isolate SZX2019 chromosome 38, ASM1759143v1, whole genome shotgun sequence genomic window:
- the LOC123515053 gene encoding LOW QUALITY PROTEIN: acidic mammalian chitinase-like (The sequence of the model RefSeq protein was modified relative to this genomic sequence to represent the inferred CDS: inserted 1 base in 1 codon), with the protein MMWKALLLLLSVSTLPLIEGAVLCYFESWAVYRLGDGKVEISDLEPALCSHYIYAFAGINTDYTIRVLDPWADLCDGGGXCGFDKFTAMKNVEPHLLTLLAVGGWNDGSALYSQMAETAETRAVFIKSSIQLLKIHNFDGLDLAWTYPTQNGGAPHDRENYVHLLRELKEALEAEGMVLTVTVSPTKSVIDEAYDIPGIAQHADLVTVTTYDLHGSWEHHTNHHSGLYAFSEDVGSDLFLNVDYIINYWVAGGMPEKKLVMGVPAFGRTWTLDSIEEHGYYAPAYLPGMTGPWTKTEGFMAYAEICVKQAEEGWTIAVEKGCNEPYTYQLSSSKIWCAYENHDSVTLKAQYAADHGLGGVMIWSINDDDAHGVCGGRKFDLTSTLADTFNKAKR; encoded by the exons ATGATGTGGAAGgcgctgctcctgctcctctccgtctccaccctccctcttaTTG AGGGCGCCGTGCTGTGCTACTTCGAGTCCTGGGCGGTATACAGGCTCGGCGATGGCAAGGTGGAAATATCCGACCTCGAACCGGCACTCTGCTCCCACTACATCTATGCTTTTGCTGGCATCAACACCGATTATACCAtcagg GTGTTGGACCCGTGGGCAGACCTGTGTGATGGAGGCG GGTGCGGCTTTGATAAGTTCACAGCCATGAAGAACGTCGAGCCGCACCTGTTGACCCTGCTGGCCGTGGGTGGCTGGAACGACGGCTCTGCTCTTTACTCTCAG ATGGCAGAGACTGCCGAGACCAGAGCAGTGTTCATCAAGTCATCCATACAGCTTCTGAAGATTCACAATTTTGACGGCCTCGATTTGGCCTGGACGTATCCCACACAGAATGGAGGCGCCCCTCATGACCGG GAGAACTATGTGCATCTGCTGCGGGAACTGAAAGAGGCGCTGGAAGCTGAAGGTATGGTGCTGACGGTAACAGTTTCTCCAACCAAGAGTGTCATAGACGAGGCTTATGACATCCCAGGCATTGCACAACACGCGGACCTCGTCACCGTGACAACCTACGACTTGCACGGCTCGTGGGAGCACCACACTAACCATCATTCAGGCCTGTACGCCTTCTCCGAGGATGTTGGCAGCGACTTGTTCCTGAACGTG GACTACATAATAAATTACTGGGTGGCAGGAGGGATGCCGGAAAAAAAGCTGGTAATGGGGGTGCCCGCCTTTGGTCGCACTTGGACGCTGGACTCAATCGAGGAGCACGGATACTACGCCCCTGCCTATTTGCCTGGGATGACGGGGCCTTGGACGAAGACGGAGGGTTTCATGGCGTACGCTGAG ATCTGCGTGAAGCAGGCCGAGGAGGGGTGGACGATAGCAGTGGAGAAAGGCTGCAACGAACCTTACACTTACCAACTGTCCTCCAGCAAGATCTGGTGCGCGTACGAGAACCACGACTCTGTCACTCTCaag GCCCAATACGCAGCTGACCACGGCCTTGGAGGAGTTATGATCTGGTCCATAAATGACGATGATGCGCACGGCGTCTGCGGTGGTCGCAAGTTTGATCTGACATCTACGTTGGCAGACACCTTCAACAAGGCCAAACGCTGA